A single window of Apodemus sylvaticus chromosome 4, mApoSyl1.1, whole genome shotgun sequence DNA harbors:
- the Trim46 gene encoding tripartite motif-containing protein 46 isoform X1 has translation MAAKRGTKTSMKNMEKELLCPVCQEMYKQPLVLPCTHNVCQACAREVLGQQGYIGHGGDPSSEPTSPASTPSTRSPRLSRRTLPKPDRLDRLLKSGFGTYPGRKRGALHPQTIVFPCPACQGDVELGERGLSGLFRNLTLERVVERYRQSVSVGGAILCQLCKPPPLEATKGCTECRATFCNECFKLFHPWGTQKAQHEPTLPTLSFRPKGLMCPDHKEEVTHYCKTCQRLVCQLCRVRRTHSGHKITPVLSAYQALKDKLTKSLAYILGNQDTVQSQICELEETIRHTEVSGQQAKEEVSQLVRGLGAVLEEKRASLLQAIEECQQERLSRLSAQVHEHQSLLDGSGLVGYAQEVLKETDQPCFVQAAKQLHNRIARATEALQTFRPAASSSFRHCQLDVGREMKLLTELSFLRVPEAPVIDTQRTFAYDQIFLCWRLPPHSPPAWHYTVEFRRTDVPAQPGPTRWQRREEVRGTSALLENPDTGSVYVLRVRGCNKAGYGEYSEDVHLHTPPAPVLHFFLDGRWGASRERLAISKDQRAVRSVPGLPLLLAADRLLTGCHLSVDVVLGDVAVTQGRSYWACAVDPASYLVKVGVGLESKLQESFQGAPDVISPRYDPDSGHDSGAEDAAVEALPAFAFLTIGMGKILLGSGASSSAGLTGRDGPAASCTVPLPPRLGICLDYERGRVSFLDAVSFRGLLECPLDCSGPVCPAFCFIGGGAVQLQEPVGTKPERKVTIGGFAKLD, from the exons ACAAGCATGAAGAACATGGAGAAGGAACTGCTGTGCCCAGTGTGCCAAGAGATGTACAAGCAGCCTCTAGTGCTGCCTTGTACCCACAACGTGTGCCAGGCCTGTGCCCGGGAGGTTTTGGGCCAGCAGGGGTACATAGGCCATGGTGGGGATCCGAGTTCGGAGCCCACTTCTCCTGCTTCCACGCCTTCTACCCGCAGCCCCCGCCTCTCTCGGAGAACTCTCCCCAAGCCAGATCGCTTGGACCGGCTCCTTAAGTCAG GCTTTGGGACGTACCCTGGGCGGAAGCGTGGTGCCTTGCACCCCCAGACGATCGTATTCCCGTGCCCGGCCTGCCAGGGCGATGTGGAGCTGGGGGAGAGGGGTCTTTCCGGGCTTTTCCGCAACCTGACCCTAGAGCGAGTGGTGGAGAGGTACCGACAGAGTGTGAGCGTGGGAGGGGCCATCCTGTGCCAGCTGTGCAAGCCCCCACCACTAGAGGCCACCAAGGGCTGCACAGAGTGCCGAGCTACCTTCTGTAATGAATGCTTCAAGCTCTTCCACCCCTGGGGCACTCAGAAGGCCCAGCACGAGCCCACGCTACCCACCCTCTCATTCCGCCCCAAG GGTCTGATGTGTCCAGACCACAAGGAAGAGGTGACCCACTACTGTAAGACATGTCAACGGCTGGTGTGCCAACTCTGTAGAGTACGGCGTACCCACAGTGGGCACAAGATCACACCAGTGCTCAGTGCCTACCAAGCCCTCAAG GATAAGCTAACGAAGAGCCTGGCATACATCTTGGGAAACCAGGACACAGTGCAGAGCCAGATTTGTGAGCTGGAAGAGACCATCAGGCACACTGAG GTGAGCGGTCAGCAGGCGAAGGAGGAGGTGTCCCAGCTGGTTCGGGGACTAGGGGCTGTGCTGGAAGAGAAGCGGGCCTCACTGCTTCAGGCCATCGAAGAGTGCCAGCAAGAGCGTTTGTCCCGGCTCAGCGCCCAGGTCCACGAGCACCAGAGCCTCCTGGATGGCTCGGGTCTGGTGGGTTATGCCCAGGAAGTCCTTAAGGAAACAGACCAGCCTTGCTTTGTGCAAGCCGCCAAACAGCTGCATAACAG GATTGCCCGAGCCACTGAGGCCCTCCAGACATTCCGGCCAGCTGCCAGCTCCTCCTTCCGCCATTGCCAGCTGGATGTGGGGCGTGAGATGAAGCTGCTGACAGAGCTAAGCTTCCTGAGAG TGCCCGAGGCGCCCGTCATCGACACCCAGCGTACCTTTGCCTATGATCAAATATTCCTGTGCTGGCGGCTGCCCCCTCACTCACCACCTGCCTGGCATTACACCGTTGAGTTCCGGCGTACAGATGTCCCCGCCCAGCCAGGCCCTACACGCTGGCAGCGACGGGAGGAGGTGAGGGGTACCAGTGCCCTTCTTGAGAACCCCGACACGGGCTCTGTGTATGTGCTGCGTGTCCGTGGCTGCAACAAGGCTGGCTACGGGGAGTACAGTGAGGACGTGCATCTGCACACACCCCCAGCACCTG TCCTGCACTTCTTCCTTGACGGCCGCTGGGGTGCAAGCCGAGAACGGCTAGCCATCAGCAAGGACCAGCGAGCGGTGCGGAGTGTCCCTGGGCTTCCCTTGCTGCTGGCTGCTGACCGGCTGCTCACGGGTTGCCACCTGAGTGTGGACGTGGTCCTGGGTGATGTGGCCGTGACCCAGGGCCGCAGCTACTGGGCCTGTGCCGTAGACCCTGCCTCCTACTTGGTCAAGGTGGGCGTCGGGCTGGAGAGCAAGCTTCAGGAAAGTTTCCAGGGTGCCCCGGATGTGATCAGCCCCAG ATACGACCCGGACAGCGGGCACGACAGCGGTGCTGAAGATGCTGCAGTGGAGGCGCTGCCGGCTTTTGCTTTCCTGACCATCGGCATGGGCAAGATCCTGCTGGGTTCCGGAGCGAGCTCCAGTGCAGGCCTGACCGGGAGGGACGGCCCAGCAGCCAGCTGCACGGTGCCCCTGCCACCGCGCCTAGGCATCTGTTTGGACTATGAGCGGGGGCGGGTTTCCTTCCTGGATGCCGTATCTTTCCGCGGGCTGCTGGAGTGTCCCCTGGACTGCTCGGGGCCTGTATGCCCTGCCTTCTGCTTCATCGGGGGCGGCGCTGTTCAGCTGCAGGAGCCCGTGGGCACCAAGCCTGAGAGGAAAGTCACCATTGGGGGCTTCGCCAAGCTGGACTGA
- the Trim46 gene encoding tripartite motif-containing protein 46 isoform X3, producing MAEGEDMQTFTSIMDALVRISTSMKNMEKELLCPVCQEMYKQPLVLPCTHNVCQACAREVLGQQGYIGHGGDPSSEPTSPASTPSTRSPRLSRRTLPKPDRLDRLLKSGFGTYPGRKRGALHPQTIVFPCPACQGDVELGERGLSGLFRNLTLERVVERYRQSVSVGGAILCQLCKPPPLEATKGCTECRATFCNECFKLFHPWGTQKAQHEPTLPTLSFRPKGLMCPDHKEEVTHYCKTCQRLVCQLCRVRRTHSGHKITPVLSAYQALKDKLTKSLAYILGNQDTVQSQICELEETIRHTEVSGQQAKEEVSQLVRGLGAVLEEKRASLLQAIEECQQERLSRLSAQVHEHQSLLDGSGLVGYAQEVLKETDQPCFVQAAKQLHNRIARATEALQTFRPAASSSFRHCQLDVGREMKLLTELSFLRVPEAPVIDTQRTFAYDQIFLCWRLPPHSPPAWHYTVEFRRTDVPAQPGPTRWQRREEVRGTSALLENPDTGSVYVLRVRGCNKAGYGEYSEDVHLHTPPAPDTTRTAGTTAVLKMLQWRRCRLLLS from the exons ACAAGCATGAAGAACATGGAGAAGGAACTGCTGTGCCCAGTGTGCCAAGAGATGTACAAGCAGCCTCTAGTGCTGCCTTGTACCCACAACGTGTGCCAGGCCTGTGCCCGGGAGGTTTTGGGCCAGCAGGGGTACATAGGCCATGGTGGGGATCCGAGTTCGGAGCCCACTTCTCCTGCTTCCACGCCTTCTACCCGCAGCCCCCGCCTCTCTCGGAGAACTCTCCCCAAGCCAGATCGCTTGGACCGGCTCCTTAAGTCAG GCTTTGGGACGTACCCTGGGCGGAAGCGTGGTGCCTTGCACCCCCAGACGATCGTATTCCCGTGCCCGGCCTGCCAGGGCGATGTGGAGCTGGGGGAGAGGGGTCTTTCCGGGCTTTTCCGCAACCTGACCCTAGAGCGAGTGGTGGAGAGGTACCGACAGAGTGTGAGCGTGGGAGGGGCCATCCTGTGCCAGCTGTGCAAGCCCCCACCACTAGAGGCCACCAAGGGCTGCACAGAGTGCCGAGCTACCTTCTGTAATGAATGCTTCAAGCTCTTCCACCCCTGGGGCACTCAGAAGGCCCAGCACGAGCCCACGCTACCCACCCTCTCATTCCGCCCCAAG GGTCTGATGTGTCCAGACCACAAGGAAGAGGTGACCCACTACTGTAAGACATGTCAACGGCTGGTGTGCCAACTCTGTAGAGTACGGCGTACCCACAGTGGGCACAAGATCACACCAGTGCTCAGTGCCTACCAAGCCCTCAAG GATAAGCTAACGAAGAGCCTGGCATACATCTTGGGAAACCAGGACACAGTGCAGAGCCAGATTTGTGAGCTGGAAGAGACCATCAGGCACACTGAG GTGAGCGGTCAGCAGGCGAAGGAGGAGGTGTCCCAGCTGGTTCGGGGACTAGGGGCTGTGCTGGAAGAGAAGCGGGCCTCACTGCTTCAGGCCATCGAAGAGTGCCAGCAAGAGCGTTTGTCCCGGCTCAGCGCCCAGGTCCACGAGCACCAGAGCCTCCTGGATGGCTCGGGTCTGGTGGGTTATGCCCAGGAAGTCCTTAAGGAAACAGACCAGCCTTGCTTTGTGCAAGCCGCCAAACAGCTGCATAACAG GATTGCCCGAGCCACTGAGGCCCTCCAGACATTCCGGCCAGCTGCCAGCTCCTCCTTCCGCCATTGCCAGCTGGATGTGGGGCGTGAGATGAAGCTGCTGACAGAGCTAAGCTTCCTGAGAG TGCCCGAGGCGCCCGTCATCGACACCCAGCGTACCTTTGCCTATGATCAAATATTCCTGTGCTGGCGGCTGCCCCCTCACTCACCACCTGCCTGGCATTACACCGTTGAGTTCCGGCGTACAGATGTCCCCGCCCAGCCAGGCCCTACACGCTGGCAGCGACGGGAGGAGGTGAGGGGTACCAGTGCCCTTCTTGAGAACCCCGACACGGGCTCTGTGTATGTGCTGCGTGTCCGTGGCTGCAACAAGGCTGGCTACGGGGAGTACAGTGAGGACGTGCATCTGCACACACCCCCAGCACCTG ATACGACCCGGACAGCGGGCACGACAGCGGTGCTGAAGATGCTGCAGTGGAGGCGCTGCCGGCTTTTGCTTTCCTGA
- the Trim46 gene encoding tripartite motif-containing protein 46 isoform X2, whose amino-acid sequence MAAKRGTKTSMKNMEKELLCPVCQEMYKQPLVLPCTHNVCQACAREVLGQQGYIGHGGDPSSEPTSPASTPSTRSPRLSRRTLPKPDRLDRLLKSGFGTYPGRKRGALHPQTIVFPCPACQGDVELGERGLSGLFRNLTLERVVERYRQSVSVGGAILCQLCKPPPLEATKGCTECRATFCNECFKLFHPWGTQKAQHEPTLPTLSFRPKGLMCPDHKEEVTHYCKTCQRLVCQLCRVRRTHSGHKITPVLSAYQALKDKLTKSLAYILGNQDTVQSQICELEETIRHTEVSGQQAKEEVSQLVRGLGAVLEEKRASLLQAIEECQQERLSRLSAQVHEHQSLLDGSGLVGYAQEVLKETDQPCFVQAAKQLHNRIARATEALQTFRPAASSSFRHCQLDVGREMKLLTELSFLRVPEAPVIDTQRTFAYDQIFLCWRLPPHSPPAWHYTVEFRRTDVPAQPGPTRWQRREEVRGTSALLENPDTGSVYVLRVRGCNKAGYGEYSEDVHLHTPPAPDTTRTAGTTAVLKMLQWRRCRLLLS is encoded by the exons ACAAGCATGAAGAACATGGAGAAGGAACTGCTGTGCCCAGTGTGCCAAGAGATGTACAAGCAGCCTCTAGTGCTGCCTTGTACCCACAACGTGTGCCAGGCCTGTGCCCGGGAGGTTTTGGGCCAGCAGGGGTACATAGGCCATGGTGGGGATCCGAGTTCGGAGCCCACTTCTCCTGCTTCCACGCCTTCTACCCGCAGCCCCCGCCTCTCTCGGAGAACTCTCCCCAAGCCAGATCGCTTGGACCGGCTCCTTAAGTCAG GCTTTGGGACGTACCCTGGGCGGAAGCGTGGTGCCTTGCACCCCCAGACGATCGTATTCCCGTGCCCGGCCTGCCAGGGCGATGTGGAGCTGGGGGAGAGGGGTCTTTCCGGGCTTTTCCGCAACCTGACCCTAGAGCGAGTGGTGGAGAGGTACCGACAGAGTGTGAGCGTGGGAGGGGCCATCCTGTGCCAGCTGTGCAAGCCCCCACCACTAGAGGCCACCAAGGGCTGCACAGAGTGCCGAGCTACCTTCTGTAATGAATGCTTCAAGCTCTTCCACCCCTGGGGCACTCAGAAGGCCCAGCACGAGCCCACGCTACCCACCCTCTCATTCCGCCCCAAG GGTCTGATGTGTCCAGACCACAAGGAAGAGGTGACCCACTACTGTAAGACATGTCAACGGCTGGTGTGCCAACTCTGTAGAGTACGGCGTACCCACAGTGGGCACAAGATCACACCAGTGCTCAGTGCCTACCAAGCCCTCAAG GATAAGCTAACGAAGAGCCTGGCATACATCTTGGGAAACCAGGACACAGTGCAGAGCCAGATTTGTGAGCTGGAAGAGACCATCAGGCACACTGAG GTGAGCGGTCAGCAGGCGAAGGAGGAGGTGTCCCAGCTGGTTCGGGGACTAGGGGCTGTGCTGGAAGAGAAGCGGGCCTCACTGCTTCAGGCCATCGAAGAGTGCCAGCAAGAGCGTTTGTCCCGGCTCAGCGCCCAGGTCCACGAGCACCAGAGCCTCCTGGATGGCTCGGGTCTGGTGGGTTATGCCCAGGAAGTCCTTAAGGAAACAGACCAGCCTTGCTTTGTGCAAGCCGCCAAACAGCTGCATAACAG GATTGCCCGAGCCACTGAGGCCCTCCAGACATTCCGGCCAGCTGCCAGCTCCTCCTTCCGCCATTGCCAGCTGGATGTGGGGCGTGAGATGAAGCTGCTGACAGAGCTAAGCTTCCTGAGAG TGCCCGAGGCGCCCGTCATCGACACCCAGCGTACCTTTGCCTATGATCAAATATTCCTGTGCTGGCGGCTGCCCCCTCACTCACCACCTGCCTGGCATTACACCGTTGAGTTCCGGCGTACAGATGTCCCCGCCCAGCCAGGCCCTACACGCTGGCAGCGACGGGAGGAGGTGAGGGGTACCAGTGCCCTTCTTGAGAACCCCGACACGGGCTCTGTGTATGTGCTGCGTGTCCGTGGCTGCAACAAGGCTGGCTACGGGGAGTACAGTGAGGACGTGCATCTGCACACACCCCCAGCACCTG ATACGACCCGGACAGCGGGCACGACAGCGGTGCTGAAGATGCTGCAGTGGAGGCGCTGCCGGCTTTTGCTTTCCTGA